Proteins from one Rosa chinensis cultivar Old Blush chromosome 7, RchiOBHm-V2, whole genome shotgun sequence genomic window:
- the LOC112175244 gene encoding mitochondrial inner membrane protease ATP23 isoform X1 encodes MVKFLLEHLEKSGCRILDWSCWAVHCEKKIAGVYTSRGWIMVCSNHMNMQDEVNQVVIHELIHAFDDCRAAPMVNWANCPHHACSEIRAGHLSGDCHCKREFLLCQEDSRIVNKLSSLIKTLCSSKCNFHSSIKFVALSAIFSSGSVHRV; translated from the exons ATGGTGAAGTTTCTGCTGGAGCATTTGGAGAAATCTGGGTGTAGGATATTAGACTGGTCTTGCTGGGCCGTTCATTGCGAGAAGAAGATTGCTGGAGTATACACCAGCCGCGGATGG ATAATGGTGTGTAGTAATCACATGAACATGCAAGATGAGGTCAACCAAGTAGTGATACATGAGCTAATTCATGCTTTTGATGATTGTCGGGCTGCTCCGATGGTGAACTGGGCTAATTGCCCTCATCATGCTTGTAGCGAG ATTCGTGCTGGCCATCTTAGTGGTGATTGCCACTGCAAACGTGAATTTTTGCTGTGCCAAGAAGATTCAAGAATTGTGAACAA GCTCAGTTCATTGATCAAGACCCTTTGCAGCAGCAA GTGCAATTTTCATTCATCCATCAAATTTGTAGCACTAAGTGCAATTTTCAGTTCAGGCTCAGTTCACAGAGTATAG
- the LOC112175244 gene encoding mitochondrial inner membrane protease ATP23 isoform X2: MVKFLLEHLEKSGCRILDWSCWAVHCEKKIAGVYTSRGWIMVCSNHMNMQDEVNQVVIHELIHAFDDCRAAPMVNWANCPHHACSEIRAGHLSGDCHCKREFLLCQEDSRIVNKLSSLIKTLCSSKCNFHSSIKFAAASAIFIHPSNL, from the exons ATGGTGAAGTTTCTGCTGGAGCATTTGGAGAAATCTGGGTGTAGGATATTAGACTGGTCTTGCTGGGCCGTTCATTGCGAGAAGAAGATTGCTGGAGTATACACCAGCCGCGGATGG ATAATGGTGTGTAGTAATCACATGAACATGCAAGATGAGGTCAACCAAGTAGTGATACATGAGCTAATTCATGCTTTTGATGATTGTCGGGCTGCTCCGATGGTGAACTGGGCTAATTGCCCTCATCATGCTTGTAGCGAG ATTCGTGCTGGCCATCTTAGTGGTGATTGCCACTGCAAACGTGAATTTTTGCTGTGCCAAGAAGATTCAAGAATTGTGAACAA GCTCAGTTCATTGATCAAGACCCTTTGCAGCAGCAA GTGCAATTTTCATTCATCCATCAAATTTGCAGCAGCAAGTGCAATTTTCATTCATCCATCAAATTTGTAG
- the LOC112175244 gene encoding mitochondrial inner membrane protease ATP23 isoform X3 codes for MVKFLLEHLEKSGCRILDWSCWAVHCEKKIAGVYTSRGWIMVCSNHMNMQDEVNQVVIHELIHAFDDCRAAPMVNWANCPHHACSEIRAGHLSGDCHCKREFLLCQEDSRIVNNF; via the exons ATGGTGAAGTTTCTGCTGGAGCATTTGGAGAAATCTGGGTGTAGGATATTAGACTGGTCTTGCTGGGCCGTTCATTGCGAGAAGAAGATTGCTGGAGTATACACCAGCCGCGGATGG ATAATGGTGTGTAGTAATCACATGAACATGCAAGATGAGGTCAACCAAGTAGTGATACATGAGCTAATTCATGCTTTTGATGATTGTCGGGCTGCTCCGATGGTGAACTGGGCTAATTGCCCTCATCATGCTTGTAGCGAG ATTCGTGCTGGCCATCTTAGTGGTGATTGCCACTGCAAACGTGAATTTTTGCTGTGCCAAGAAGATTCAAGAATTGTGAACAA TTTTTGA
- the LOC112178811 gene encoding UDP-rhamnose/UDP-galactose transporter 3, giving the protein MEVGQKKSSAAVSDVGAWAMNVISSVGIIMANKQLMSNAGYAFSFATTLTGFHFSVTALVGLVSNASGYSASKHVPFWELLWFSIVANVSITAMNFSLMLNSVGFYQISKLSMIPVVCVMEWILNNKQYSKEVKMAVVVVVIGVGVCTVTDVKVNLKGFICACLAVLSTSFQQISIGSLQKKHSVGSFELLSKTAPIQATSLLILGPFIDYILNGTFITDYKMSSGAIAFILLSCTLAVFCNISQYLCIGRFSAVSFQVLGHMKTVCVLTLGWLLFDSELTFKNIMGMILAVVGMVIYSWAVEAEKQSGKPVSHSKTSMTEEEIELLKAGLDTTTVKDVEHGATKV; this is encoded by the exons ATGGAAGTCGGCCAGAAGAAATCGTCGGCGGCAGTTTCCGATGTGGGAGCGTGGGCCATGAACGTCATCAGTTCCGTCGGGATTATCATGGCCAACAAGCAGCTCATGTCCAACGCCGGCTATGCTTTCTCTTTCG ccaCCACTTTAACTGGGTTCCATTTTTCTGTAACTGCACTCGTTGGCCTCGTCTCCAATGCTAGCGGTTATTCTGCCTCCAAGCATGTTCCCTTTTGGGAGCTTCTTTGGTTCTCCATCGTTGCCAATGTCTCCATCACCGCCATGAACTTCAGCCTCATGCTCAACTCTGTCGGCTTTTACCAG ATTTCGAAGTTGAGCATGATTCCCGTGGTTTGTGTGATGGAATGGATTCTTAACAACAAGCAGTATTCCAAGGAGGTTAAAATGGCTGTTGTGGTTGTGGTTATAGGTGTTGGTGTTTGTACCGTGACTGATGTGAAAGTTAACCTCAAAGGCTTCATATGCGCCTGCCTAGCAGTTTTGTCCACTTCTTTCCAGCAAATT TCTATCGGGTCTCTTCAAAAGAAACATTCAGTTGGATCCTTTGAATTGCTGAGTAAGACTGCTCCAATTCAAGCCACTTCTCTACTCATTCTCGGCCCATTCATTGATTACATCCTTAATGGTACATTCATAACAGACTATAAGATGTCTTCTGGTGCCATT GCATTCATTCTTCTTTCGTGCACCTTAGCTGTGTTTTGCAATATTAGCCAGTACCTCTGTATTGGACGTTTCTCTGCTGTTTCATTCCAGGTTTTAGGTCACATGAAAACAGTATGTGTCCTCACATTAGGGTGGCTTCTCTTTGATTCAGAGCTCACTTTCAAGAACATTATGGGGATGATTCTTGCAGTCGTTGGCATGGTGATTTATAGTTGGGCTGTCGAGGCAGAAAAACAGTCTGGCAAACCCGTGTCCCATTCAAAAACCAGCATGACAGAAGAGGAAATTGAACTTTTGAAGGCAGGACTGGATACCACTACTGTGAAGGATGTTGAACATGGAGCAACTAAAGTTTAG